A single region of the Psychrobacter alimentarius genome encodes:
- the sucC gene encoding ADP-forming succinate--CoA ligase subunit beta yields the protein MNLHEYQAKELLKSYGLPIQEGIIAHNGDEAAAAFDKTPTDIAVIKAQVHAGGRGKAGGVKLVKTREEAKQVAEELIGTNLVTFQTDADGQPVNFVLVAEDMYPVQTELYLGAVVDRATRRVTFMASTEGGVDIEEVAHNTPEKIFKVNVDPLVGLLPFQARDVAFKLGLEGKQINQFVKLMTGAYKAFVENDFALMEINPLAVRENGEIVCVDGKIGIDSNALYRLPKIAALQDKTQENERELKAAEFDLNYVALEGNIGCMVNGAGLAMATMDIIKLYGGKPANFLDVGGGATKDRVVEAFKIILEDSSVEGVLINIFGGIVRCDMIAEAIIAAIKEVDVKVPVVVRLEGNNAEKGAQILEESGLKLISAQGLSDAAQKIVDAVKA from the coding sequence ATGAATCTACATGAGTATCAAGCAAAAGAGCTATTAAAGAGCTACGGACTGCCTATTCAAGAAGGTATTATTGCCCACAACGGCGACGAAGCTGCCGCTGCTTTTGATAAGACACCAACTGACATTGCGGTTATCAAAGCACAGGTACATGCAGGTGGTCGTGGTAAAGCGGGTGGTGTGAAACTGGTTAAGACTCGTGAGGAAGCCAAGCAAGTTGCTGAGGAACTAATTGGTACCAACCTAGTAACGTTCCAAACCGATGCTGACGGTCAGCCAGTTAACTTTGTATTGGTTGCAGAAGATATGTATCCAGTACAAACTGAACTATATCTTGGTGCAGTGGTTGATCGTGCGACTCGTCGCGTGACTTTCATGGCATCTACTGAAGGTGGTGTGGATATTGAAGAAGTGGCTCACAACACGCCAGAAAAAATCTTCAAAGTAAATGTAGATCCATTAGTTGGCCTATTGCCTTTCCAAGCACGTGATGTTGCGTTCAAGCTAGGCCTAGAAGGCAAGCAAATCAATCAGTTCGTTAAATTGATGACTGGCGCTTATAAAGCATTTGTTGAAAATGACTTTGCTTTGATGGAAATCAACCCATTGGCCGTTCGTGAAAATGGCGAAATCGTTTGTGTTGATGGCAAAATCGGTATTGACTCAAACGCTTTATATCGTCTGCCAAAAATCGCAGCGCTACAAGACAAAACGCAAGAAAATGAGCGTGAGCTCAAAGCGGCTGAGTTTGATCTAAACTACGTTGCGCTGGAAGGTAACATCGGTTGTATGGTCAACGGCGCTGGTCTTGCAATGGCGACGATGGACATCATCAAATTGTACGGCGGCAAGCCTGCTAACTTCTTGGACGTTGGCGGCGGTGCAACCAAAGATCGCGTTGTTGAAGCGTTCAAAATCATCCTAGAAGACAGCAGTGTTGAAGGCGTTCTTATCAACATCTTTGGCGGTATCGTACGTTGTGACATGATTGCAGAAGCTATTATCGCTGCTATCAAAGAAGTTGACGTAAAAGTGCCAGTCGTTGTTCGTCTAGAAGGTAACAACGCTGAGAAAGGTGCACAGATCTTAGAAGAGTCTGGTTTGAAGCTTATTTCTGCTCAAGGCCTATCTGACGCTGCTCAAAAAATTGTCGATGCTGTTAAAGCCTAA